GCCACGCTTCGACGCTTTTCACATGGGTCAGCATCTGCCCTTTGTCGTCGGTGGCCCCGCGGGCGAAGACCTTGCCGGCGCGGACCGTCGGCTCGAAAGCTGGGGTGATCCACTCGTCGAGCGGGTCGGGGGGCTGCACGTCGTAATGGCCATAGACCAAGGCCACCGGCGCTCCAGGTACGGGAGGCGTCTCGGCGTAGACGACCGGATGCCCGGGGGTCGAGATCACCTCGGCCGCCAATCCAAAACCGCGCAGGTGTCCGGCGACCCATTCGGCGGCGCGGCGCACGTCGCCGGCGAACGCCGGGTCGGCGCTGACGCTGGGGATGCGGAGCAACTCGAACAGATCCTGCTCGAAACGCTCGCGATGCTTCTCGATGTATGCCAGGACGTCGTTCACCGCCAGCGACTCGCATGTTGCCTGAGGAATCTCGCCCATCCGTCGGCGACAACCGCCCGGTTGCCTCCGGCGGCGTCCCCTCGCGGCTTGCGGTCCTGCCGCTAGCCCCCGGGAATCGGCCCAATATAATGCCACTCAAGGAGTTAAGCTACAGCCGCTCGAACTCGCTCCTTGGCCGGCACGAACTGTGAGAACCCGTTCCATGTCCAGCGACTCTCCGACCCCCGACGACGGCCTCGGCGTCATGGTCGCCGTCCCGGAAACTCGCACCGAGACCAAGAAAAAACGCAAACGCCAGCCGCGCTACCACGTGATTTTATGGGACAGCGACGACCACACGTACCAGTACGTTGAGAAGATGCTGTGCGATCTCTTCGGCCACGAGGAGATGAAATGCCATGAACTGGCCGTCGAGG
The window above is part of the Pirellulales bacterium genome. Proteins encoded here:
- a CDS encoding ATP-dependent Clp protease adaptor ClpS, producing MVAVPETRTETKKKRKRQPRYHVILWDSDDHTYQYVEKMLCDLFGHEEMKCHELAVEVDKQGRAIVLTTTMEHAELKRDQIHAYGKDDAITACKGSMHSTIEPE